The DNA segment GGGCGCCTGCCCTCTGCTCGGGGCCGCTCAGCGTCCCCAGCGCAGCGCCGCGGTCTGCACCGGTGCGTCCCAGAGCTCCGTCAGCGCGTCGTCCAGCTTCAGCAGCGTGATCGAGACCCCCTGCATCTCCAGCGAGGTGACGTAGCTGCCGACCAGGCTGCGCCGCACCGTCACGCCCTTCTCGGCCAGCACCTCCGCGGCACGCCGGTAGACGAGGTAGAGCTCGACCTGCGGGGTGCCGCCCAGTCCGTTCACGAAGAGGAGCACGTCGTCGCCGGAGGAGAAGGGCAGGTCCTCGAGGATCGGCGCGAGCAGGCGGTCGACGATCCGGTCGGCCGGCTCGAGCGGGATCCGCTCGCGGCCGGGCTCGCCGTGGATGCCGATGCCGATCTCGATCTCGTCCTCGGCCAGCTCGAAGCTCGGCTCCCCCGCGTGCGGCACCGTGCAGGGCCGCAGCGCGACGCCCATCGAGCGGACGTTCGCGACGACCGTCTCGGCGATCGCCGCCACCTCGTCCAGCGAGTCGCCGCGCTCGGCCGCCGCTCCGGCGATCTTCTCCACCATCACGGTCCCGGCCACGCCGCGGCGCCCCGCCGTGTAGAGGGAGTCCTTGACGGCCACGTCGTCGTCCACGATCACCGAGCGGACCTCCACGTCGTCGGCGAGGGCCAGGTCGGCCGCCGTCTCGAAGTTGAGCACGTCGCCGGTGTAGTTCTTCACGATGTGCAGGACGCCCGCACCGCCGTCGACCGCCTTCGTGGCGGCGACGATCGGATCGGGAGTGGGCGAGGTGAACACCGGCCCGGGCACCGCGGCGTCGAGCATGCCGACGCCGACGAAGCCGGCGTGCAGGGGCTCGTGCCCGCTGCCGCCGCCGCTGACGATGCCCACCTTCCCCTGCCGCGGAGCGTCGACGCGAACCACGAACAGCGGATCGGGCTCGACCCGCACCAGGTCGGCGTGCGCGAGGCCGAATCCGGCCACGGACTCCGCGACGACGTTCTTCGGGTCGTTGATGAGCTTCTTCATCGAGGTCTCCTCCAGGGCGCTCCGCTCCGTCGCGGACAGCGGCTCCACGTTACGCCCGCCGTCCCGGCTCGCGCAGGCCCGGCCGCGCGGCTCAGGCGCCGCGCCGGGTCTCCTCGACCCACTGGTCCAGCTTCGCCGTCGCGGCACCCGAGTCGACCGCCTGCGCGGCGCGGTCGAGCGCCGAACGGAGGCGGTCGAGGATCGCCGTCCGGATCAGCCCCGGGTCGCGCGCCAGATCGAACGCGATCAGTCCCGCCGCCGCGTTCAGCAGCACGATGTCCCGCACCGGCCCCTCCTCGCCGGCCAGGACCGAGCGGACGACCTGCGCGTTGTAGGCGGCGTCGCGCCCGCGGAGCTGGTCGATGCTCGCGCGGCGCAGGCCGAGGTCGCGCGGGTCGAGGTCGTGCTCGACGACCGAGCCGCGCGAGACCTCCCAGATGTGGCTGTGCCCCGTGGTCGTCAGCTCGTCGAGCCCGTCGTCGCCGCGGAAGACCAGCGCGGTCGCGCCGCGGGTCTGGAACACCCCGACGAAGAGCGGGACCCGGTCCAGGTGCGCGACCCCGACCGCGGACGCCTCCGGCCGCGCCGGGTTGCAGAGCGGCCCGAGGAAGTTGAAGACGGTCGGCACGCCGAGCTCGGCCCGCACGGGCCCCGCGTGGCGGAAGCCGGGGTGGAACATCGCGGCGAAGACGAAGGCGATCCCCGTCCGGCGGAACACCTCGGCCACCCGGTCGGCCGAGAGCGTCAGATCGACGCCGAGCGCCGCGAGCACGTCCGAGGAGCCCGACGACGAGGACGCCGCCCGGTTCCCGTGCTTGACGACCGGCGTGCCCGCGGCCGCCGCGATGATCGACGCGGTGGAGGAGATGTTGACCGTGCCGAAGCGGTCCCCGCCGGTCCCGACGATGTCGAGGGCCATCGGATCCACGTCCAGCGGCACCGCGTGCTCGAGGATCGCGTCGCGGAAGCCGACGATCTCGTCGACCGTCTCGCCCTTGGCGCGCAGCGCGATCAGCAGACCCGCGAGCTGCGCCGGCGTGGCCTCGCCCTGCATCACCCGCTCCATGGCCCAGGTCGCCTCCGACACCGAGAGATCGGAGGAGTCGAGGAGGGAGCCGAGAATGAGCGGCCAGGACAGGGTTTCCGACATGGCTCTCAGATTATGCGACTACGAAGGCCCCACGGGAAGTGCGAGTTCCCCCCCTTGCGATCGTCCATAATGGTCTGTGTGACGAGCACCTCTCTCTCCCCCACGGCCACCGTGCCCGCAGTGAACCGACCCAACCCGGTCGCGGTCGGAACGATCGTCTGGCTGGGCAGCGAGGTCATGTTCTTCGCGGGCCTGTTCGCGATCTACTTCACCCTCCGCAGCACCTCACCGGAGCTGTGGTCGGCCGAGACCAGCATCCTGAACGTCCCCTACGCGAGCGTCAACACGGTGATCCTGGTCGCCTCGTCGTTCACCTGCCAGTTCGGCGTCTTCGCCGCCGAGCGCCTGCAGCCCCGGTCCACCGGGCTCAGCCCGTTCAAGTGGGGCATGGTCGAGTGGTTCTTCCTCACCTACGCCCTCGGCGCGGTCTTCGTCTGCGGCCAGGTCCTCGAGTACGCGACCCTCGTCTCGGAGGGCGTCACGCTCTCGAGCAACGCCTACGGCTCCGCGTTCTACCTCACCACCGGCTTCCACGCCCTGCACGTGACCGGCGGGCTCATCGCCTTCCTGCTCGTCATCGGCCGTGCCTTCGCCGTCAAGAACTTCGGCCACAAGGAGGCGACCAGCGCGATCGTCGTGTCCTACTACTGGCACTTCGTCGACGTCGTCTGGGTCGGCCTCTTCGTCGTCATCTACTTCCTGAAGTGAGGCCAGCCGCCTCCATGCCCCACCACACTCCCGAACCCCGCAGGAAGGTTGCCTCGATGGCCTCCCCGAAGACGAAGAGCCGCGCCAAGAAGGGTCGCCGTCACCCGCTGGCCACGCTGGCCCTGATCGCGATCGGCCTCGGCCTCACCGGCGGCACCTACGCGGCCGTCGGCGTCGCGACCTCCGCCTCCGCGGAGACCTCGGCCATCAGCCAGCAGACGATCGACGAGGGCTCGAAGCTCTTCGCCGCCAACTGCGCCACCTGCCACGGCCTCGACGCCGCGGGCACCGACAACGCCCCGTCGCTGATCGGCGTCGGCGCCGCCTCGGTCGACTTCCAGGTCGGCACCGGCCGCATGCCGATGCAGATGCACGGCCCGCAGGCCCTCGAGAAGCCGGTGCAGTTCACCGACGACCAGGTCGCCGAGCTGGCGGCCTACGTCGCCTCGCTGGCGCCCGGCCCCGCCATCCCCACCGGCGAGGTCCTCGACGCCCAGGGCGACTCGGCCAACGGCGCCGAGCTCTTCCGGATCAACTGCGCGATGTGCCACAACGTCGCCGGCGCCGGCGGCGCGCTGACCGAGGGCAAGTTCGCTCCCCCGCTGGGCGGCGTCACCGAGGCGCACATCTACGAGGCGATGGTCACCGGCCCGCAGAACATGCCGGTCTTCAACGACCTCAACATCTCGCCGGAAGACAAGCGCGACATCATCTCCTACCTCAAGTACATCGAGGCCAACCCCTCCCCGGGCGGATTCGCCCTGGGCTCCCTCGGCCCCGTCGCCGAAGGCCTCTTCCTCTGGATCTTCGGACTCGGTTCCATCGTCGCCCTGACGGTGTGGATCACCGCACGATCCAACTAGCAGACACCGGCGCCCTGGCGGGCGCTCGACCCCCACGACGCCGAGCGGCGTCGACACGGCGTGAAAAGGAGAACCATGGCAGAGCACGATGAGGGTGGCACCGACCTCGCCACCTCGTCGGCCACCGGGCACGGGAGTGCTCCGGCCGGCACCGCGGTCGTGACGCGGGGCCGCGTCCAGGACCCGGGCCTCCCGCCGCACCGCCCCCGGATGACCGACGTCGACCCCAAGGTCGCGAAGCGGGCCGAGCGCACGGTCTACACGCTCTTCTACCTCTCCTTCGCGGGCTCGATCTTCGCGGTGGCCGCCTACATGGCGTTCCCGATCACGGAGAGCATCGAGTCGGTCCGGCTGAACACGCTGTTCATCGGCCTCGGCATGTCGCTGGCGCTCCTGGGCATCGGCATCGCCGCCGTCCACTGGGGCAAGCAGCTGATGTCCGACCACGAGGGCATCGACATCCGCCACCCCGTCCGCAGCGCGGAGGACACCCGTGCCCGCGCGCTCGAGATCTTCGACCAGTCCGACAAGGAGTCCGGCTTCGGCCGGCGCTCGCTGATCCGCAACAGCCTCATCGGCTCGCTGATCGTCTTCCCCCTGCCCGCCGTGATCCTGTTCCGAGGCCTCGGACCGCAGGACCAGAACCCCGTCGCCCTCCTCAAGACCACGATGTGGCGCGAGGGCACGCGGCTCACCCTGGACCCCTCCGGAGCGCCGATCCTCGCATCGGACGTCACGCTGGGCTCCGCCTTCCACGTCATCCCCGAGGGACTCGACGAGGTCGAGGGCAAGCTGGAGGAGAAGGCCAAGGCCGCCGTCCTCCTGATGCGCCTGAAGCCCGAGGACCTGACCGTCAGCGAGGGTCGCGAGACCTGGAACTACGACGGCATCGTCGCCTACTCCAAGATCTGCACGCACGTCGGCTGCCCCGTGGCGCTGTACGAGCAGCAGACCCACCACCTCCTGTGCCCGTGCCACCAGTCGCAGTTCGACATCAAGCGCGAGGCCGAGGTCATCTTCGGTCCTGCGAAGCGCCCGCTTCCGCAGCTCCCCATCACCATCGACGCCGACGGATACCTGGTCGCTCGCAGCGACTTCACGGAGCCGGTCGGACCATCCTTCTGGGAGCGATGACACACATGTCCACCACCACACCTTCCCGCCCCGCGGCATCGCCCGCGGAGCCCGGCGACGGCGTCATCCTCGGCAGCGGCAAGCTGCAGAAGGGATACGTCGGCAAGGCCTCCAACTACATCGACGAGCGCACGAGCATCTCGGCGGTCGTCAAGGAGTTCGGCCGCAAGATCTTCCCGGACCACTGGTCGTTCCTCCTCGGCGAGGTCGCGCTCTACAGCTTCGTGATCATCCTGCTCTCGGGCACCTTCCTCACCTTCTTCTATCAGGCCTCCATGGTCGAGACGCACTACGAGGGCAGCTACCTGCCGCTCAAGGGCATCGAGATGTCCGCGGCGATGGCCTCGTCGCTCGACATCTCGTTCGACATCCGCGGCGGCCTGCTGATGCGCCAGATCCACCACTGGGCGGCCCTGCTGTTCGTGGCCTCGATCGGCCTGCACATGCTCCGCATCTTCTTCACCGGTGCGTTCCGCAAGCCGCGCGAGATCAACTGGGTCATCGGCTTCGTCCTCTTCATCCTCGCGATGGCCGAGGGCTTCACCGGCTACTCCCTCCCGGACGACCTGCTCTCGGGCAACGGCCTCCGCATCATCGACGGCATGGTCAAGGGCATCCCGATCGTCGGCACCTGGGTCTCGTTCCTCCTCTTCGGCGGCGAGTTCCCCGGCACCGACATCGTCGGCCGCCTCTACACGCTGCACATCCTGCTGCTGCCGGCGCTGGTGCTCGCGTTCATCGCCCTGCACCTCGTGTTCGTGGTCGTCCACAAGCACACCCAGTTCCCCGGTGCGGGCAAGACCGAGCAGAACGTCGTCGGCTACCCGGTGCTCCCGGTCTACGCGGCCAAGGCCGGTGGATTCTTCTTCATCGTCTTCGGTGTCGTCGTCCTCATCGCCTCGCTGTTCACGATCAATCCGATCTGGAACTACGGCCCGTACGACCCCTCCCCCGTCTCCGCCGGCACCCAGCCCGACTGGTACATCGGCTTCGCCGACGGTGCCCTGCGTCTGGTCCCGCCGGGACTCGAGTGGGCGATCCCGGGCCTGGGCACGATCTCGTTCAACATCCTCCTGCCGCTCTCCGTGGTCGGTCTGTTCATCGTCGTCGTCCTGCTCTACCCGTTCCTCGAGGCCTGGATCACCGGTGACAAGCGCGAGCACCACCTGCTCGACCGCCCGCGCAACGCCGCCACCCGCACCGCGATCGGTGCCGCCGGAGTCACGTTCTACGCCGTCCTCTGGGCTGCGGCGTCCTCCGACATCATCGCGACGCACTTCCACCTCACGATGGAGGGCGTCATCCACGCCCTGCAGTTCCTCCTCTTCGCTGGTCCGGTCATCGCGTACTTCGTCACGAAGCGCATCTGCCTCGCCCTGCAGAAGAAGGACCGCGAGATCGCTCTGCACGGCTTCGAGTCCGGCCGCATCGTCCGCCTCCCCGGCGGCGAGTTCATCGAGGTGCACCAGCAGCTCGACGCGTACGAGCGCTGGAAGCTGGTCGGCCAGGAGGAGTACGAGCCCCTCATGATCCGCCCGGACTCCCGCGGCCGCATCACCGCCCCGGAGCGCGTGCGCGCCGGCCTCTCCCGCTGGTTCTTCGAGGACCGGATCACCCCCGTCACCCAGAAGGAGCTCGAGAGCTCGCACAGCGAGCACTGACTCCTCCCCGAAGGGCCCGGACGCACAGCGTCCGGGCCCTTCGTCGTCCCCTGTTCGACCATCCCTCACAGAGCGCAGAACGCCACTCATCGAGCGGCACCCCCGGACAGCAGAGTCCGCCCCCTCCTGCTGATCGAGTAGCCCGTGCAGCGGGCGTATCGAGATCCACCACCGTCAGAACACGAGTCTGCAGACCCGCCCTCCTGAGGCCGCCGGGTCTCGATACGCCCCTCTGGGGCTACTCGACCAGCATGGGCAGCACGGCCGCCCTCATGCTGATCGAGTAGCCCACACAGCGGGCGTATCGAGATCCACCACCGTCAGAACACGACTCTGCAGGCCCGACCTGCTGAGGACCCCGGGTCTCGATACACCCCTACGGGGCTACTCGACCAGCATGGACAACACGGCCGCCCTCATGCTGATCGAGTAGCCCTTGCGGCGGGCGTATCGAGATCCACCACCGTCAGAACGCGAGTCTGCAGACCCGCCCTGCTGAGGACCCCGGATCTCGATACGCCTCTGCGGGGCTACTCGACCAGCAAGAACAGCACCGCCACGCTCGTGCCGATCGAGTAGCCCGCACAGCGGGCGTATCGAGATCCACCACCATCAGAACACGACTCTGCAGACCCGCCCTCCTGAGGACGCCGGGTCTCGATACGCCCCTCTGGGGCTACTCGACCAGCATGGACAGCACAGCCGCCCTCATGCTGATCGAGTAGCGACCGCAGGTCGTGTATCGAGATCAACCCACGCCAGAAGACGCAGTCCGCAGACCCGCACTGCGGAAAGAGACGGGTCTCGATCCGCCGCTGCGGGGCTACTGGACCACCGCGTCGGCGTGCCTCTGTCGAACGCCCTTGTCGCGTGGAGTCGATGATGCTGATCGAGTAGCCCGCGAAGCGGGCGTATCGAGATCCACCACGCTCAGAGCACAAGCCTGCAGACCCGCCCTGCTGAGGAAGCCAGGTCTCGATACGCCCCCGCGGGGCTACTCGACCAGCATGACGCGTGCTCCGCGCCCTTCCAGACTCCCCGGAACGGACGCAGGCAGTCGGCTGAGGCCCGTGACGGGTCCGCTCGCGGCCCCGCGATAGCGCGACTGGACTCGGAGCGGCCTCAGGAGGCCCATCAGAGCCAGTTTCACGCCCGTTCGCAGTAGTCGGACGCTCCGAGTCAGATCCCAGACGCCCGCGCCAGCCCTGCGGGCTCACTCGCCCCACGCGAAAGGGCCGGGTGCCGGAGGTCGAAACCTCCTGCACCCGGCCCTCGGAGCCGTGCAGTCCGCCTAGCGGGCGAAGTACCCGCGGTAGTACTCGTACACCCAGCCGGCGATGGCGACCAGGAAGAGGCCGACCGCGATGTAGGTGATCCAGAAGCCGACCGCGAGGCCGAGGAAGGCCAGCGCGGCGGAGCCGCCCAGGATCAGCGGCCACCAGCTCCACGGGCTGAAGAAGCCCAGCTCGGGGTCGCCGTCGTCGATGTCGGCGTCGAGGCGGTCCTCGGGCAGCTCCGCGCCCTGGGCCTTGTGCACCCGGCCGACGTAGAAGGCGATGAAGCCGCCCAGCACCGACGAGAGCGCGATGCCCACGGTGCCGACCCACTCGACCTGGCCGGTGTCGATCAGCGACCAGAGGATGTAGGTGACGTCCGCGAGGAGGAAGAACCCGGCGAGCAGCCAGAACAGATTGACGTTGGCGCGCATGGCCCTACTTCACCGTGCCTTCGGACTTGTCGTACGTGGGGGCGTCCGGAGCGTCCTTCGCCGGACCGATGCCGACGGGGATGCCGGCCTCGGGGTGGTTGAGGTCGAAGGCCGGAGCCTCGCTGCGGATGCGCGGGATGGAGGTGAAGTTGTGCCGGGGCGGCGGGCAGGAGGTCGCCCACTCGAGCGAGCGCGAGAAGCCCCACGGGTCGTTCACGGTGACCTTCGGCGCCTTGCGGGCCGTGATGTACACGTTGAGGAAGAACGGGATGAGCGAGACCGCGAGGATCATCGCGCCGATCGTCGACAGCTGGTTCATCCAGGTGAAGCCGTCCTCGGGCAGGTAGCTCGCGTAGCGGCGGGGCATGCCCACGACTCCGAGCCAGTGCTGGATGAGGAAGGTGGTGTGGAAGCCGATGAACAGCAGCCAGAAGTGCCACTTGCCCAGGGTCTCGTTCAGCATCTTGCCGGTCCACTTGGGCCACCAGAAGTAGAAGCCCGAGAACATCGCGAACACGACAGTGCCGAACACCACGTAGTGGAAGTGCGCCACGACGAAGTACGAGTCGGACACGTGGAAGTCCAGCGGCGGCGACGCGAGGATGACGCCGGTCAGGCCACCGAAGGTGAAGGTGATCAGGAAGCCGATCGCCCAGATCATCGGGGTCTCGAACGTCACCGATCCGCGCCACATGGTGCCGATCCAGTTGAAGATCTTCACGCCGGTCGGGACCGCGATGAGCATCGTCATCAGCGAGAAGAACGGCAGCAGGACCGAGCCGGTGACGTACATGTGGTGCGCCCACACGGTCACGGACAGGGCGGCGATCGCGATGGTCGCGTAGATCAGCGTCTTGTAGCCGAAGATCGGCTTCCGGCTGAAGACCGGGAAGACCTCGGAGACGATGCCGAAGAACGGCAGCGCGATGATGTACACCTCGGGGTGGCCGAAGAACCAGAACAGGTGCTGCCAGAGCAGCACGCCGCCGTTGGCCGCATCGTAGATGTGCGCGTCGAACACGCGGTCGGCGCCGAGGGCGAACATCGCGGCGGCGAGGACCGGGAAGGCCAGCAGCACGAGGATCGACGTCACCAGGATGTTCCAGGTGAAGATCGGCATGCGGAACATCGTCATGCCGGGGGCGCGCATCGTGATGATCGTGGTGATGAAGTTCACCGCACCGAGGATCGTGCCGAAGCCGGACAGCGCCAGGCCGAAGACCCAGAGATTACCGCCGAGCCCTGGCGAGAACGTCGTGCTCGAGAGTGGCGCGTAGGCGAACCAGCCGAAGGACGCGGCGCCCTGCGGGGTGATGAAGCCGGCGACCGCGATCAGCGAGCCGAAGCTGTAGAGCCAGTAGGCGAACGCGTTGAGTCGCGGGAACGCGACGTCCGGAGCGCCGATCTGCAGCGGCATGAGGACGTTGGCGAAGCCCGCGAAGAGCGGCGTCGCGAACATCAGCAGCATGATCGTGCCGTGCATGGTGAAGAGCTGGTTGTACTGCTCGCGGGTCTCGACCACGGCAAGGCCGGGCTCGAAGAGCTGGGCGCGGATGACCAGGGCCATCACGCCCGCGATGCAGAAGTAGATGAACGAGGTGATCAGGTACATGTACCCGATGACCTTGTGATCGGTGGACGTCATCCAGCGAACGAGGACGTTCGCCTTGCGCTCGACCGGCGGTGTGCCGAATGAGCGGGACGGGGCGGGTGCTGTGGCGGTGCTCATGCTCCCTCTACTCCTCGTTCTCGGTGCGGGCCGGCGCGCCGGTGCCGGGCAGGTTGCTGTTGCGGTCGTACTCGGCGCCGAGCTGGCCGGTCTGGCCCGCGTCGCGCAGCGACTGGATGTAGTCGTCGTACTCGCCCTGCGAGACGACCTTCACGTTGAAGAGCATCGCGGAGTGGTACTCGCCGCAGAGCTCGGCGCACTTGCCGGCGTAGGTCCCCTCCTTGAGCGGCGTGACGTACATGTAGTTCGTCTTGCCGGGGATCATGTCCTTCTTGTAGAGGAAGTCGACGACCCAGAAGGAGTGGATGACGTCGCGGGCGTCGAGCTGGATCTTGATCTTCTGGTTCACCGGCAGGTAGAGCGTCGGGACCTCGGACTCGACCAGCGAGCCGGCGCCGTCGGCGCTGTCCTCGTACTGGCCTTGGATGCCCGCGGAGTAGACGTCCTCGTCGACGTAGTTGAAGTCCCACGCCCACTGCTTGCCGTACACCTGGATGGTCTCGTCCGGGTCGTCGTAGGCCTGCTCGATGGCGGCCTGGTCGCGCGCGGTGAAGGCGAAGAATCCGATCACGAGGATCAGCGGCACGATCGTGTAGAAGATCTCGATCGGCATGTTGTAGCGCAGCTGCACCGGGAGGCCGGTCTGGCCCTTCCGGCGGCGGTAGACGACGACCGCCCAGATCGTCAGGCCCCAGGTGATGACACCCACGGCGAGCAGGACGATCCAGGAGGTGACCCAGAGTCCGATGACCCGATCGACGTGGTTCGTCGTGCCGGGTTCAGTGGGGAGCCAGCCCTGCAGCTGCTCCTGCGTGCAGCCCGCGAGGACGAGGGCGAGAGCTCCTGCGACGGGTACTGCGACCCATCGGCGGAGACGGCGATTGAAGCGCACCGGTGACCTTTCGGAAGACTGGGGACCAGTTCACACGAAACTGTATTAGACCGGCCCTAGCCTACCCGCCGTCGTCGGCAGGGAGTGCACCGGCACCCGCTCTTGACCTCTCGCCGAAGTGGTGCTGCAACGGCGAACGGCGCCCGGCCGCCCGCCGGAGCGGGGAGTCGGGCGCCGTTCGAGCGGGCCGTGCGGCGTGTCGCCGCGGTCGATCAGTGGAAGCTGTCGCCGCAGGCGCAGCTGCCGCCGGCGTTGGGGTTGTCGATGGTGAAGCCCTGCTTCTGGATGGTGTCCTCGAAGTCGATCGAGGCGCCGTCGAGGTAGGGGACGCTCATCTTGTCGACGACGAGGCCGACGCCCTCGAACTCGACCGCCGCGTCGCCGTCGAGCGTGCGCTCGTCGAAGTAGAGCTGGTAGATCAGGCCGGAGCAGCCGCCGGGCTGGACGGCGACGCGCAGGCGCAGGTCGTCGCGGCCCTCCTGCTCGAGGAGGCTCTTCACCTTCGCGGCGGCGACGGGGGTCATCGAGACGCCGTGCGCCGCGGTGGTGGTGCTGGCGGTCAGTGTCGTGTCGGACATGTCACTCCTCGGTGGGATCGGTCGGAACGGAGCCGAGCGGGAACAGAGCTGGCGGGATCGGACGGCGTGCTGCCGACGATTCTACGGTGGCAACCCGGGCGCGGGCCGGGCTATTCCGAATCGCTCAGGCCCGGTGCTCGGCGGCGCGCAGCAGGAACAGCGCCTCCGTCTGCGCCGCGCGCTGGAAGACGCCGAGGTGGAGGGACTCGTTCGGGCTGTGCGCGCGCGAGTCCGGGTCCTCGACACCGGTGACCAGGATCTGCGCGTCCGGGAACTCGCGCACGAGGTCCGCGATGAAGGGGATGCTGCCGCCGACGCTGGTCTCCAGCGGCGCGCGGCCCCAGGCGTCGGCCATCGCCTGCTCGACCAGGCCGACGGCCCAGCCCGAGGTGTCGACCAGGAAGGGCTCCCCCGTGTCGACGTCGGCGATCTCGAGGTGGGCGCCGAACGGGGCGTGCGCCCGCAGGTGCCGCTCGAGGGCGGTGAAGCCCTCCTGCGCCTCCTGGCCGGGAGCGATGCGGGCGCTGATCTTGACCCGCACGGACGGGCTGAGGGTGTTGGAGGCGTCCACCACGCTGGGTGCGTCGATGCCGGTGACCGTGATCGACGGCTTCGACCAGATCCGGGAGAGGAGCGGTCCGGAGCCGATCGGCGAGACGCCGTCGAGCAGGCCGGAGTCGCGGCGCAGGTCCTCCTCGGTGGTCTCCGGCACCACGCCGTCGTGCTCGGTGAGCCCGGCGACCGCGACCGAGCCGTCCTCGTTCCAGAGCGTGTCGAGGAGGCGGATCGTCGCGAGCATCGCGTCGGGCACCGCGCCGCCGAGCATGCCCGAGTGCGAGGCGTGGTCGAGGGTGCGGACGGTGAGGGTCAGCGTGACGTTGCCGCGCAGGCCCACGGTGAGCGAGGGGGTGTCGATGTCCCAGTTGTCGCTGTCGGCGACGACGATCACGTCGGCCCGCAGCGCGTCGTGGTGCTCGCGGAGGAAGGTCGGGAACGAGCGGGAGCCGAACTCCTCCTCGCCCTCGATGAAGAGCACGAGGCCGAGGTCGTGGTCGTCGCCCGCCACCCGGCGCAGGGCCCGGACCGCGGCGAGGTGCGAGACCACGCCCGCCTTGTCGTCCGCAGCACCGCGGCCGTAGAGGCGGTCGCCGCGCACGGTCGGCTCGAACGGCGGCGTCTCCCACGCCTCCTCCGCCCCCTGCGGCTGGACGTCGTGGTGGGCGTAGAGCAGGACGGTGGGTGCGCCGT comes from the Rathayibacter festucae DSM 15932 genome and includes:
- the coxB gene encoding cytochrome c oxidase subunit II → MRFNRRLRRWVAVPVAGALALVLAGCTQEQLQGWLPTEPGTTNHVDRVIGLWVTSWIVLLAVGVITWGLTIWAVVVYRRRKGQTGLPVQLRYNMPIEIFYTIVPLILVIGFFAFTARDQAAIEQAYDDPDETIQVYGKQWAWDFNYVDEDVYSAGIQGQYEDSADGAGSLVESEVPTLYLPVNQKIKIQLDARDVIHSFWVVDFLYKKDMIPGKTNYMYVTPLKEGTYAGKCAELCGEYHSAMLFNVKVVSQGEYDDYIQSLRDAGQTGQLGAEYDRNSNLPGTGAPARTENEE
- the erpA gene encoding iron-sulfur cluster insertion protein ErpA; protein product: MSDTTLTASTTTAAHGVSMTPVAAAKVKSLLEQEGRDDLRLRVAVQPGGCSGLIYQLYFDERTLDGDAAVEFEGVGLVVDKMSVPYLDGASIDFEDTIQKQGFTIDNPNAGGSCACGDSFH
- a CDS encoding dipeptidase; the protein is MAHDAPTPSSTLSAAEEEVLAAVRDDLPRSLGELGRLVRIPSVSWDGFDPTRVAASAEAIAELARETGVFDEVSIRSSTIGDSDLLGQPAVLATRAARNGAPTVLLYAHHDVQPQGAEEAWETPPFEPTVRGDRLYGRGAADDKAGVVSHLAAVRALRRVAGDDHDLGLVLFIEGEEEFGSRSFPTFLREHHDALRADVIVVADSDNWDIDTPSLTVGLRGNVTLTLTVRTLDHASHSGMLGGAVPDAMLATIRLLDTLWNEDGSVAVAGLTEHDGVVPETTEEDLRRDSGLLDGVSPIGSGPLLSRIWSKPSITVTGIDAPSVVDASNTLSPSVRVKISARIAPGQEAQEGFTALERHLRAHAPFGAHLEIADVDTGEPFLVDTSGWAVGLVEQAMADAWGRAPLETSVGGSIPFIADLVREFPDAQILVTGVEDPDSRAHSPNESLHLGVFQRAAQTEALFLLRAAEHRA